AACGGATGTCGCGCTGCCCAGCACCCGCACGCCGACGCCCAGCCATTGGGAATCAGCGGGGTAGCGGGCGTCGGCGCTACGCGAAGATCCCGTTCGCCAGACCATAGGCGCGGGAAACCAGCTCGCGCAGCACCGTCTCGTCGATGTCCTCGAGCTTCTTCACGTAGATGCAGCCCTTGCCGAGGGTGTGCTTGCCGAGCTTGCCCAGCAGCGGCCGCAGCTCCTCGTGGTCGAGCAGCCCGTAGAAGGTGATCGCCGCCTTACGCGGCGAGAACCCGACCTTGGGCCAGTCGCCCTCGCGCCCGCTCTTGCCCCGGTAGTGCTGCGAGCCGTAGCCGATCATGCTCGGCCCCCACATGATCGGGACATCGCCGGTCGCGTCGCTCATCAGGGCGAGCACGCGCTCGCCCTGCTCGCGGCGCTTGTCCTCCGGCAGCTGGGCGATGAAATCGGCGGGCGCCACCTCGGTGGGCAGGGTCTTCTGGGCATCCGCCATTGTCAAAGCCTCTCGTAGTACTCGCTCAGTGCTGGGTAATAGTCATCCCAGTCTGGCATCGGGCTGTTCTCGCGAGACGCGACCAGGCGGTCGAGGTACCACTCCCAGCCGGGGCCGATGTCGGCCAGGTCCTCCTTGCTGCGCAGGTAGTGCTTCAGGGTGAGCGTGGTGATGCCTTCGGCGTCGGTCAGGTCGAAGCCGACTCGCCAGGTGTCTCCCGACCGACCGAAGTCACCGCGGAAGTGCCGCGGCGGCTCGCAGCCCAGGATGGTCACGTGCTCGAGGGTGCCGTCCTCTTCGATCATCTCGAAGGCGATGGTCTTGCCGATGCCGGCGGTTCCCGACCAGCGGCCGATCCACTTCGCCAGCTCGTCTGGGCGGGTGAGGCTGCCCCACAGTTCGCGCGCGGGCGCGTAGAAGGTGCGGCTGATCATCAGCGCCATGCCTTGGCTGTCGCGTTCCAACCAGCCGGTGGCCTCGGGCGTTTCGGCAGCCAGGTTCTCAGTAGCCATAGGGAAAGACTCCTTCGGGGTCGTAACGATGACGGACTTCGGTGAGGCGGTTCAGGATGTCGGATGGCCAGGCCTTCGCGACGCGGTCGGGTGAGGTGGTGCGGCCGATGAAGTTGATGGTGAGCTCGGGGGAGACCCACGGCGCCACCGCAGCGCTCACCCGGTCGGCGAATGCCGGCAGCACCGTCTCGAACAGCTCCGGCTCCATTCCGATGAAGGCCAGCGAGTAGTCGGAGTTGCGGCCGCCGACCGCGGAGCCCTCGTCGACGTCGATTTTGGTTCCGGCGCCGATGTGCCGCACCTCGGTGATCACCACCGGAATCTCGGTGCCGGGGCCGACCTCGCCGAGCAGGGCGCTGGCGAAGTCCTGGTCGATGGGGGTCAGCAGCATCCCGTGATCCCAGACCGGCACCGGATCGGTGGGGTCGTTGTGCACCAGGCCGAGTCGGCTGGTCGGCAGCTCACCGAGCAGGTCGAGGTAGACCGGCGCGGCCTGGCGCAGCGGATCGGCCAGCTCCGGGCCCGCGTCCACCGGCCCGCTGGAGACCACCCGCACGCTCAGCACATGCCTGCCGCGCAGAGGCGGCGGTACCAGGTCGAGATCGGGCATCCGCATCAGCGCCACGCTCGACGTGACCTCGTCTGGGGCGCTGGCCGACCAGTCCACCCACGCCCGCAGCGCCTGCTCGATGTGCGGCTCGTCGAAGACCAGCGACCCCGCGTAGAGCGTGTCAGCCTCGATCAGCTCGATCGTGGCCTGGGTGACGATGCCGAGGCCGCCCTTGCCGCCGCGCAGCGCCCAGAACAGGTCGGGATGCTCGGTGTAGTTCGCCACCACGATCTCGCCGAGGCCGGTGACCAGCCGCAGTTCGCGCAGGTAGTCGGAGCCGAAGCCGTGACTGCGCGCCAGCGGGCCGAGGCCGCCGCCGAGCAGGAACCCGACGGCGCCGACCTGCGGCGACGACCCGGTGATCGGGGCGAGGTGGTGCTCGGCGGCCGCGGCCAGCACGGCGGCCCAGCGCACACCGGCGCCGAAGGTGGCGGTCCGCTCCTGGGCGTCGATCGACACCCGGTCAAGCTTCCTCGTGATCACCAGCACGCCGTCGGTATACGGCTCGGTCGCGCCGTGGCCGGTGGCCTGAACGCGCACCGGCATCCCGTTCTCCCGGGCGAACCGCACCGTCTGGGCGATGTCGGACTCGTTCTCGGCCACGACCACGGCATCCGGCTGATGGGTGACAGCGAGGTTGAAGCCGGTGGTCTCGTCGGGGAAACCGGGATCGGAGGGCGTGAATACGGGCGACGAGATGCGCGCACGCAACTCTGCGAATTCGGGCATGACGCCACCATAGACCGGGGGGTCTGCCGAGCAACAGGGCAGGGTCGTCCGGTTACAGCTCCTCGAGCACCGCCATCGCGGCGTTATGTCCGCCGATGCCGCTCACCGCGCCGCCGCGGTGGGCGCCCGCGCCGCAGAGCAGGATCGAGGGGTCGGTTGTCGCGACGCCCCAGCGTTCCGCTGCGGTGCCAAGCGAAGCATCGTCTTCGGCGAACGGCCAGGTCAGCGGGCCGTGAAAGATGTTGCCGCCGGGCAGTCCCAGGGCCGACTCGAGGTCGTGGGTGGTCTTCGTCTCGATGCATGGTGCGCCCGCGGCATCCGTCATCAGCAGCGGTTCGATCGGCTCGGCGAGCACCGAGTTGAGCGACGCCAGTGCTGCCGCCTGCAGCTGGTCGCGGTCGGCGGTGAGCCGGTCGGGTGCGTGCAGCCCGAACAGGGTGAGGGTGTGTGCTCCGCTGGCGCGCAGCTCGGGGGACAGGATGCTCGGGTCGGTGAGGGTGTGGCAGTAGATCTCGGCGGGCAGCGGGTCGGGGATCCGGCCGGCGGCGGCGCTGTCGTATGCGGCCTGCAGCTGCCGCCAGCCCTCGTTGATGTGGAAGGTGCCGCCGAACGCGGCCGCCGGGTCGACATCGCCGCGCAACCGGGGCAGACGGGAGAGCAGCAGGTTGACCTTGAGCTGGGCGCCTTCCGGTTTGGCGACCGTGGGGCCGGACCCGCCTGTCGCGGCGACGCGGTCGGTCCCGCCCCGGCCGAGCAGCCCGTCCAGCGTCCACGGCGACACGTTCGCCAGGATCCTCGTCGCGCCGAGCCGCCGTTGCTCACCGCCGACGGTGTAGGACACCTCGCCGTCGGGGGTGATCGCGGTCACCTCGGCGCCGGTGGCGAGGGTGGCCCCGGCAAGCCTGGCGGCGCGGGCCAGCTCGCCGCTGACCGCGCCCATGCCGCCGACCGGCACGTCCCAGTCGCCGGTGCCGCCGCCGATCACGTGGTACAGGAAGCAGCGGTTCGCCGCGAGGCTCTCGTCGAGATTCGGGGCGAAGGTGCCGATCAGGGCGTCGGTGAGCGCCACCCCGCGCACCACGTCGCTCGCGAAGGCGGACTCGATCGCCTCGCCCACCGGCCGCTCGATGAACGCCTGCCAGACGCGGTCGTCGCCCACCGCGGCGCGCGCCTCACGGCGGGTGAGCAGCGGGTCGCACACGGTGGGGAACAGGGTCGTGGCCAGGCGCCCGGTGCCGGAGTAGAAGTCGCGCCAGGCCGCGGCATCCTCGAACGCACCGATCGCCGCGAAGCTCGCGGTGGTGGCGGCGGGGTCGCCGTGGTCGATCAGCAGGCCGGTGTCCGAGCCGGGAACCGGCGTGTATGACGAATAGCGGCGGCGTTCCAGCCGGATTTCGAGGCCCAGGTCGTCGATGATCCGCTTCGGCAGCAGGCTGACCAGGTAGGAGTATCGCGACAGCTGCGCGTCGACGCCGTCGAAGGCCTGGGTGGACACGGCTGCCCCGCCGAGCACGTCGAGTTTCTCCAGCACGATCACGCGGAGACCGGCGTCCGCGAGGTACGCGGCAGCGGTGAGCCCGTTGTGGCCGCCCCCGATGATGGCGACGTCGTAGAGGTCAGACATGGGTCGAGCCTAGGGCGGTGGCGCGCCTAACCTGCGGCGGCGGGGCGGCCCGGTGCGACGTCGTCGCAGACCGGCGGGGCGATCGTGTCGAGCACGCGCACGGATGCCGCCAACAGCGCGGCCTTCTCGTCGTCGGTCAGCACGTCGAGGAACAGCTGACGGATCTTGCTGGCGTGCTCCCGCATCGCCCCGAGGATCGCCCGCCGCCCGTTGGCGGTGAGTCCGACCCAGGTGCCGCGCAGGTCGTCGGAGCATTCGCGACGTTCCACCAGGCCGCGGCTTTCCATGCGCGAAACCTGGTGCGAGATGCGGCTCTTCTCCCAGCCGATCAGTTCGCCGAGGTCGCGGCTGCGCAGCTGGTTGTCTCTCGACTCGAACAGCGCGAGCAGCACCTCATAGTCGGCGGCGGAGATTCCGGCATCCCGCTGCAGCTGGCCCTCCAGGGCGCGGTCAAGCTGTCGGCGCATCATATGGAAGGTGCGCCAGACGGTCCATTCCTGGGTACTGACTTCCGAAACTTCGGACATGCTGAATATTCTATCAAGTAGTTGACACATCATCTAGGGGCACATATCGTTGACGCGTCACCCAAATTCATAGGGTGGTACCTGAACTTTCAAGAAAGGGACATTCTTTGTCTAACCTCAACATCGGCATCATCGTTGGAAGCACCCGCGAAGGCCGCGTCGGCCGCATGGTTGGCGACTGGGTTCTCGCCAACGCCAAGGGTGAGGGCGCTTCGTTCGAGCTCGTCGACCTCGTCGACTACCCGAACCTGGGTGCCGAGTACCAGGCCAAGATCGACAGCTTCGACGGCTTCCTCTTCATCACCCCCGAGTACAACCACTCGCTGCCCGGTGGCCTGAAGAACTCGTTCGACTTCATCGCGCCCACCGCGTACAACAACAAGGCTGCCGGCGTCATCTCCTACGGCTCGATGGGTGGCGTTCGCGCCGCTGAGCACGTGCGTCAGATCCTCGGCGAGCTGCAGGTTGCCGACATCCGCACCGCAGTCATGTTCTCGCTGTTCACCGACTTCGAGGGCATGTTCACCGCCGACGTCAAGTTCACCCCCGCCGAGGTCAAGGCCGGCGAGCTGCAGGGCCAGATCGACCAGCTGCTCCCGTGGGCTGCCGCGCTGCAGACCGTTCGCGCCGACGCCGAGGCAATCGCCGCGTAGTTCGTCCCCCTGTATGCGGAGGACCCGAAACTCCACATCCGCTGCTGTGCCCCACGGTCTTCCGTGGGGCACAGTCCGTTAACGGGCGGTCAGGCGAGCGGTTCGTCAGGCGCCGAGCAACTGCACGGCCTCCAGCAGCACCGCCCGGCAGGCCTGGATCGTGGGCCTACTGGCGCTGGCCTCCCGCGCCGAGGTGAACACCGTGCGCGACGGCGACCCTGGCAGCTCGACCAGGTCGAGGGTCGGCGTCTGCTCGGCCCAGACCAGATCGGGCAGCAGCGCCACGGCGTTGCCCGACTCGATCAACCGGATGTGCGCCTGCAGGTCGGCCGTCTCGAAACGCACGTCGGGCTCGAACCCCGCCAACCGGCAGGTCTGCTCCGCCCAGTGCCGTGAGGCCGTGCCGCGCGGTTCCATCACCCAGGGCAGGGTGGCGGCATCCTGAATCGAACGGATGCCGCTGGCCTTAGTGGTACCGAGCCGCAGGCCGTCGTCGCAGAGCACCTCGCGGTCGAGTTCGGCCAGCCGCGGGGCGGAGTGCGCCGGGTACTGCTCCGCGATCACCAGGTCGAAATCGCGCGCCCAGACCGAGGCGAGCGCGCTCTCCGGCTCGCGCTGGGTGACCTCGACCCGCAGCTGCGGGTAGCGCTCGGCTAGCAGGGTGAGCGACTGCGGCACGATGCCGAGCGCTGCGGACTGGAACACCGCCAGCCGCACGGTGCCGGACACCTCGCTGAGCGACGCGTGCATCTCGGACTCCATCAGCTCGAGTCGCTCGAGCAGCTGGGTGGTGTGGGCGACCAGCACGTCGGCCTGCGGGGTCAGCTGCACCCGACGGCCGGACTTGCTGAGCAGCGGCACTCCCGCCTCCTGCTCGAGGATGGCGAGCTGCTGCGACACCGCGGACGGGCTGTACGCCAGGGCCTCGGCAACGGCGGCGAGGGTTCCTCTGATCTTCAGCTCACGAAGTAGGCGTAGTCTGCGAACGTCGAGCATGCGGCATCCATTCGTAAGTGATTGTGAATAATATCGTGCAGAACTAGGCGCTTTATCTAACGAGAGTTGTGCCGCACACTATACGCAGCACGCACCCTGACCCCGATTTGCGAGGCAGATTCTTGAGTATTTCGCCCACTTCCTCGACCGAGGAGTTCCACGCCGGCGAGCTGTCCGACGAGGTCATCGCGACCGTGCGCCGCTGGCTCAGTGAGAGCACGGATGTCGCCACCGATGCCAGCGCCGCGCGCCTGGCCGGCGTGCTGAAAGACCCCAAGGGACTCGACTTCACCCTCGGCTTCGTCGACCGCGTGGTGCGGCCGGAGAACCTGCATGTGGCCGGCAAGAACCTCGAGCGGGTGAGCCACCTGGTGCCGTCGTTCCTGCCCTGGTACCTGCGCGGCGCGGTGTCGCTGGGTGGGGCGTTCGCGCCGCTGCTGCCGTGGCCGATCATCCCCACCGCGCGCACCGTGCTGCGCTCGATGGTGAGCCACCTCGTGATCGATGCCACCCCCGACAAGCTCGACAAGACCCTGGCGACGCTGCGCCAGCAGGGGGTGCGGCTGAACCTCAACCTGCTCGGCGAGGCCGTACTCGGCGACGCCGAGGCCGACAGCCGGCTGGCCGGAACCCGGCAGCTGTTGCAGCGCGACGACGTCGACTACGTCTCGATCAAGGTGTCGTCGATCGTCAGCCAGCTGAACATGTGGGCGTTCGACGAGACGGTGGAGCGAGTCGTGGAGCGACTGACTCCGCTGTACCTGCTGGCCGCACGCGGCGGGCAGGGCAGCAAGTTCATCAACCTCGACATGGAGGAGTACCGCGACCTCGACCTGACGATCGCGGTGTTCATGCGGCTGCTCGATCAGCCGCAGCTGAAGAACCTCGAGGCCGGCATCGTGCTGCAGGCCTACCTGCCCGACTCGTTCGCGGCGATGCAGCGGCTGAACGCCTGGGCCACCGAGCGACGGCGGGCCGGCGGCGCCGGCATCAAGGTGCGCGTGGTGAAGGGCGCGAACCTCGCCATGGAGCAGGTCGACGCCACGATGCACGGCTGGCCGCTCGCCACCTGGGGCAGCAAGGTCGAGACCGACACCAACTACAAGCGAATCCTGGACTGGGCGCTCACCCCGAACCGCACCGACGCCGTGCGCATCGGCGTGGCCGGGCACAACCTGTTCGACCTGGCCTTCGCCTGGCTGCTGGCCAAGCGGCGGGGTGTGGAGGGCCGGATCGACGTCGAGATGCTGCTCGGCATGGCCACCAGCCAGGCCGATGCCGTACGCCGCGACGTCGGCGGGCTGCTGCTGTACACGCCCGTCGTGCACCCGAAGGAGTTCGACTCCGCGATCAGCTACCTGGTGCGCCGGCTCGAGGAGAACGCCAGCCCGGAGAACTTCATGAGCGGCCTGTTCGACCTGGCCGAGCACGAGCCCGTGTTCCGGCGTGAGGCCAACCGGTTCCGGGCGTCCCTCGCGGCGCTCACGCCCGAGGTGCCGGCGCCGAACCGCGCGCAGGACCGCGGCGCGGTGCCCGCCTCGCTCGCGCCGACCACGTTCGCGAACACCCCGGACACCGACCCCGCGCTCGCCGCCAACCGCGCCTGGGGTCGGGCCATCCTCGAACGCAGCGCGTCGAGCACCCTCGGCATCGCCACGCTCGAGGCGGCGCGCATCCCGGACGAGACCAGGCTCGCCGACGCCATCGCCGCCGCCGTGCGCGCCGGCACCACCTGGGGTGCCACCCCGGCCGCCGACCGCGCCGCCCTGATCGACCGCGCCGGAGCGGAGCTCGAGGCCTCCCGCGCGAAGCTGATCGAGGTGGCCGCCGCCGAGACCGGCAAGACCATCGCCGAGGGCGACGTCGAGGTGAGCGAGGCGGTCGACTTCGCGCACTACTACGCCGCCCAGGCGCGCCTGCTCGACACGGTAACCGGCGCCCGCTTCGTGCCCTCCACACTCACCGTGGTAACCCCGCCGTGGAACTTCCCGATCGCCATTCCCACCGGTTCGGTGCTGGCGGCGCTCGCCTCGGGCAGCGCGGTGATCATCAAGCCCGCTCGCACCGCCCGGCGTACCGCAGCCGTGATGGTCGAGGCGCTCTGGGCGGCCGGCATCCCGCGCGACCTGCTGGTGCTCGCCAACCTCGACTCCGGCACGCTCGGCAAGCAACTGGTGGCGCACCCCGCGGTCGAGCGGGTGATCCTCACTGGCGGATACGAGACCGCCCAGATGTTCCGCTCCTGGCGGGCCGACCTGCCGCTGCTCGCCGAGACCAGCGGCAAGAACGCCATCATCGTCACCCCGCACGCCGACCTTGACCTCGCCGCGAACGACGTGGTGAAGAGCGCGTTTGGGCACGCGGGGCAGAAGTGCTCGGCGGCATCCTTTGTCATCCTGGTCGGCTCGGTCGCCACCTCCGACCGCTTCCGCCGGCAGCTGATCGACGCGGTTAAGACGCTGCGGGTCGGGATGCCGGATGACCCGACGACGATCATGGGGCCGGTGATCGAGAAGCCGACCGGCAAGCTGCTCGCCGGGCTCACCCAGCTCGGCGCCGGGGAGACCTGGCTGGTGGAGCCGCGACAGCTCGACGACAGCGGCCGGCTCTGGTCGCCGGGGGTGCGGGACGGCGTGGCGCCCGGCTCGGAATACCACCGCACCGAGTACTTCGGCCCGATCCTCGGCATCATGACCGCGCGCACCCTTGAGGACGCGATCGAGCTGCAGAATGCCCCCGCGTACGGGCTAACCGCGGGCATCCACTCACTCGACGCCGACGAGGTCGCCCTCTGGGCCGAGCGGGTGCAGGCCGGCAACCTCTACGTCAACCGTGGTATCACCGGCGCGATCGTGCAGCGGCAACCGTTCGGCGGCTGGAAGCGCTCCTCGGTGGGGGCCGGCGCGAAGGCCGGCGGCCCGAACTACCTGCTCACGCTGGGCTCGTGGGAGCCGGTGGATGCGCCACCCAAGTCGAACCTGCGGCTGACCGGGCTGGCCCGTTCCGTGACCTCGGTGATCACCGCCGCGCAGCCCGGCATGGACTACCTCGAGTTCGACCGGGTGCGGCAGGCTGCCGAGGACGACAGCCGGGTGTGGGCCGAGGAGTTCGGCATCTCGAAGGATGTCTCGCAGCTGGGCGTGGAGCGCAACGTGTTCCGGTACCGGCCGGTTCCGGTCACCCTGCGGCTCGCCGAGGGCGCCTCGATCGGCGACCTGGTGCGGCTGATCGCCGGGGCCACCCTTGCCGGCGCCAGCATCGACATCAGCTCGGCTGTGGTGCTGCCGGCGGAGCTGGCCACCCTGATCGCCGGTCCGGAGTCGCCGGTCACGGTCGGCTCGCTGATCGTGGAATCCGACGCGCGCTGGCACGTGCGGGTGGCATCCGGAGCGCTCACCACGCATCGGGTGCGGCTGATCGGCGGATCGGCAGCCGATCTGGCCACCGCCTTGGGCGGGTCACCGGATGTCGCGATCTACGCAGGCCCGGTCACCACGGCCGGCCGGGTGGAGTTGCTCGCCTTCCTGCACGAGCAGGCGGTGTCGGTGACCGCGCACCGCTTTGGCAACCCCGACCGGATGATGCAGGAGCTGCCGCTGTAGCGGAGCCGGTGACGCCGCGGGTTGCCCCGCCGCGGGTGCCCTTCCGCACCGCGCGGGGTTTCTCCCACCATGCGGACCTACATAGCGCCGCATTGAGTGAGAAACCCCGCGCGGTTTACCGGTGCGGGTGCCGGGGCTGCCTCAGTCGCGCAGCGCCGCCGCGACGAGCGCCAGCGCGGCATCCGTCGACAGCCCGAGGTGCCGGATGCGCGCCGCATAGTCACGCGCCGCGAGCTGCGCGGCGCGCTCCGTCTCGTCGCCGTGCGCCGAGATGAACGAGCCGTTGCGGCCGCGGGTCTCGATCACCCCGTCGGCCTCCAGCTCGCGGTACGCCCGGGCAACGGTGTTAGCGGCGAGGCCAAGGTCTTCGGCCAGCCGGCGCACCGGCGGCAGCCGGGTTCCGGCAGCGAGCGTCCCGGCTCGCACCTGCTCGATCACCTGCAGCCGCAGCTGCTCGAACGGGGGAGTCTTGCCTGAGGCGTCGATCGAAACAGGGAAGGGCGCGGCATCCATGCTCCGCAATGTAGCACTACAAAGCCATTGACGGATGCCGTGGACCGGTCGACCATAGCGGTGAGGGAACGGAGCGCCAGATGAACATGGAGCGCCAGATGAACACCGTCGAGATCGCACAGCTCATCGCCCAGTCCGGTGGCGCCGGGAGGTTCGAGGGAGAGGACCACGGGTCACCGGTGTCGTTCTTCTTCGTGACGAGCCCGCCCGGCAAGGGCGCGAGCAAGCACCGGCATCCGTACATCGAGACCTTCGTGGTCATCGAAGGCGAGATCGAAGCCATCGTCGGTGGGGAAATGCACATGCTGCATGGCGGCACCATCGCGATGATCCCCGCGAACACCTGGCACGAGTTCAAGAACCGCTCCACCCGCAACGCGCTGATGGTGAACATCCACCCGGTGCCGCGGATGGTGCAGGAGGACTGGACACCGGAACTTGACGCAAGCGAGGTGAGACTCCATGCAAACCGTTGAGGAGTACATCAGCCACCTC
This Salinibacterium sp. ZJ450 DNA region includes the following protein-coding sequences:
- a CDS encoding DUF1801 domain-containing protein, which encodes MADAQKTLPTEVAPADFIAQLPEDKRREQGERVLALMSDATGDVPIMWGPSMIGYGSQHYRGKSGREGDWPKVGFSPRKAAITFYGLLDHEELRPLLGKLGKHTLGKGCIYVKKLEDIDETVLRELVSRAYGLANGIFA
- a CDS encoding SRPBCC domain-containing protein, with translation MATENLAAETPEATGWLERDSQGMALMISRTFYAPARELWGSLTRPDELAKWIGRWSGTAGIGKTIAFEMIEEDGTLEHVTILGCEPPRHFRGDFGRSGDTWRVGFDLTDAEGITTLTLKHYLRSKEDLADIGPGWEWYLDRLVASRENSPMPDWDDYYPALSEYYERL
- a CDS encoding FAD-binding oxidoreductase, producing MPEFAELRARISSPVFTPSDPGFPDETTGFNLAVTHQPDAVVVAENESDIAQTVRFARENGMPVRVQATGHGATEPYTDGVLVITRKLDRVSIDAQERTATFGAGVRWAAVLAAAAEHHLAPITGSSPQVGAVGFLLGGGLGPLARSHGFGSDYLRELRLVTGLGEIVVANYTEHPDLFWALRGGKGGLGIVTQATIELIEADTLYAGSLVFDEPHIEQALRAWVDWSASAPDEVTSSVALMRMPDLDLVPPPLRGRHVLSVRVVSSGPVDAGPELADPLRQAAPVYLDLLGELPTSRLGLVHNDPTDPVPVWDHGMLLTPIDQDFASALLGEVGPGTEIPVVITEVRHIGAGTKIDVDEGSAVGGRNSDYSLAFIGMEPELFETVLPAFADRVSAAVAPWVSPELTINFIGRTTSPDRVAKAWPSDILNRLTEVRHRYDPEGVFPYGY
- a CDS encoding NAD(P)/FAD-dependent oxidoreductase gives rise to the protein MSDLYDVAIIGGGHNGLTAAAYLADAGLRVIVLEKLDVLGGAAVSTQAFDGVDAQLSRYSYLVSLLPKRIIDDLGLEIRLERRRYSSYTPVPGSDTGLLIDHGDPAATTASFAAIGAFEDAAAWRDFYSGTGRLATTLFPTVCDPLLTRREARAAVGDDRVWQAFIERPVGEAIESAFASDVVRGVALTDALIGTFAPNLDESLAANRCFLYHVIGGGTGDWDVPVGGMGAVSGELARAARLAGATLATGAEVTAITPDGEVSYTVGGEQRRLGATRILANVSPWTLDGLLGRGGTDRVAATGGSGPTVAKPEGAQLKVNLLLSRLPRLRGDVDPAAAFGGTFHINEGWRQLQAAYDSAAAGRIPDPLPAEIYCHTLTDPSILSPELRASGAHTLTLFGLHAPDRLTADRDQLQAAALASLNSVLAEPIEPLLMTDAAGAPCIETKTTHDLESALGLPGGNIFHGPLTWPFAEDDASLGTAAERWGVATTDPSILLCGAGAHRGGAVSGIGGHNAAMAVLEEL
- a CDS encoding MarR family winged helix-turn-helix transcriptional regulator, with the translated sequence MSEVSEVSTQEWTVWRTFHMMRRQLDRALEGQLQRDAGISAADYEVLLALFESRDNQLRSRDLGELIGWEKSRISHQVSRMESRGLVERRECSDDLRGTWVGLTANGRRAILGAMREHASKIRQLFLDVLTDDEKAALLAASVRVLDTIAPPVCDDVAPGRPAAAG
- a CDS encoding NADPH-dependent FMN reductase → MSNLNIGIIVGSTREGRVGRMVGDWVLANAKGEGASFELVDLVDYPNLGAEYQAKIDSFDGFLFITPEYNHSLPGGLKNSFDFIAPTAYNNKAAGVISYGSMGGVRAAEHVRQILGELQVADIRTAVMFSLFTDFEGMFTADVKFTPAEVKAGELQGQIDQLLPWAAALQTVRADAEAIAA
- a CDS encoding LysR substrate-binding domain-containing protein gives rise to the protein MLDVRRLRLLRELKIRGTLAAVAEALAYSPSAVSQQLAILEQEAGVPLLSKSGRRVQLTPQADVLVAHTTQLLERLELMESEMHASLSEVSGTVRLAVFQSAALGIVPQSLTLLAERYPQLRVEVTQREPESALASVWARDFDLVIAEQYPAHSAPRLAELDREVLCDDGLRLGTTKASGIRSIQDAATLPWVMEPRGTASRHWAEQTCRLAGFEPDVRFETADLQAHIRLIESGNAVALLPDLVWAEQTPTLDLVELPGSPSRTVFTSAREASASRPTIQACRAVLLEAVQLLGA
- a CDS encoding bifunctional proline dehydrogenase/L-glutamate gamma-semialdehyde dehydrogenase: MSPTSSTEEFHAGELSDEVIATVRRWLSESTDVATDASAARLAGVLKDPKGLDFTLGFVDRVVRPENLHVAGKNLERVSHLVPSFLPWYLRGAVSLGGAFAPLLPWPIIPTARTVLRSMVSHLVIDATPDKLDKTLATLRQQGVRLNLNLLGEAVLGDAEADSRLAGTRQLLQRDDVDYVSIKVSSIVSQLNMWAFDETVERVVERLTPLYLLAARGGQGSKFINLDMEEYRDLDLTIAVFMRLLDQPQLKNLEAGIVLQAYLPDSFAAMQRLNAWATERRRAGGAGIKVRVVKGANLAMEQVDATMHGWPLATWGSKVETDTNYKRILDWALTPNRTDAVRIGVAGHNLFDLAFAWLLAKRRGVEGRIDVEMLLGMATSQADAVRRDVGGLLLYTPVVHPKEFDSAISYLVRRLEENASPENFMSGLFDLAEHEPVFRREANRFRASLAALTPEVPAPNRAQDRGAVPASLAPTTFANTPDTDPALAANRAWGRAILERSASSTLGIATLEAARIPDETRLADAIAAAVRAGTTWGATPAADRAALIDRAGAELEASRAKLIEVAAAETGKTIAEGDVEVSEAVDFAHYYAAQARLLDTVTGARFVPSTLTVVTPPWNFPIAIPTGSVLAALASGSAVIIKPARTARRTAAVMVEALWAAGIPRDLLVLANLDSGTLGKQLVAHPAVERVILTGGYETAQMFRSWRADLPLLAETSGKNAIIVTPHADLDLAANDVVKSAFGHAGQKCSAASFVILVGSVATSDRFRRQLIDAVKTLRVGMPDDPTTIMGPVIEKPTGKLLAGLTQLGAGETWLVEPRQLDDSGRLWSPGVRDGVAPGSEYHRTEYFGPILGIMTARTLEDAIELQNAPAYGLTAGIHSLDADEVALWAERVQAGNLYVNRGITGAIVQRQPFGGWKRSSVGAGAKAGGPNYLLTLGSWEPVDAPPKSNLRLTGLARSVTSVITAAQPGMDYLEFDRVRQAAEDDSRVWAEEFGISKDVSQLGVERNVFRYRPVPVTLRLAEGASIGDLVRLIAGATLAGASIDISSAVVLPAELATLIAGPESPVTVGSLIVESDARWHVRVASGALTTHRVRLIGGSAADLATALGGSPDVAIYAGPVTTAGRVELLAFLHEQAVSVTAHRFGNPDRMMQELPL
- a CDS encoding GntR family transcriptional regulator, translated to MDAAPFPVSIDASGKTPPFEQLRLQVIEQVRAGTLAAGTRLPPVRRLAEDLGLAANTVARAYRELEADGVIETRGRNGSFISAHGDETERAAQLAARDYAARIRHLGLSTDAALALVAAALRD
- a CDS encoding cupin domain-containing protein; the encoded protein is MNMERQMNTVEIAQLIAQSGGAGRFEGEDHGSPVSFFFVTSPPGKGASKHRHPYIETFVVIEGEIEAIVGGEMHMLHGGTIAMIPANTWHEFKNRSTRNALMVNIHPVPRMVQEDWTPELDASEVRLHANR